The Pirellulales bacterium genome window below encodes:
- a CDS encoding ERF family protein, with the protein MQRSSPSIAALAAALAKAQIELANPEKSLIGTIEPQGGEGGARQFRYAPLSSGLEIVRKTLGQHEIATVQTTAVDQASGLVNLTTILAHASGEWIASDWPVCPIAETERPHSMGAALTYARRYALFTLVGIAGEDDLDAPDPDQSIAVDART; encoded by the coding sequence ATGCAGCGGTCTAGTCCCTCGATCGCTGCGCTCGCCGCCGCACTGGCCAAGGCGCAGATCGAACTTGCCAATCCCGAGAAGTCGCTCATCGGCACGATCGAACCGCAAGGCGGGGAGGGCGGGGCACGGCAGTTCCGCTATGCACCGCTCTCGAGCGGGCTTGAGATCGTGCGCAAGACGCTTGGGCAACACGAAATCGCAACAGTGCAGACCACCGCGGTCGATCAGGCTTCGGGCCTCGTCAATCTGACCACGATTCTTGCGCACGCGTCAGGCGAATGGATCGCCTCTGACTGGCCAGTCTGTCCGATTGCGGAGACCGAACGGCCGCACAGCATGGGCGCGGCGCTGACCTATGCCCGGCGCTACGCCTTATTCACGCTCGTCGGTATCGCTGGCGAGGATGATCTCGATGCACCGGATCCTGATCAGTCCATCGCAGTCGACGCCAGGACATAA